The following are encoded together in the Thermus neutrinimicus genome:
- a CDS encoding DUF4139 domain-containing protein — protein MRKLQAGLLALLWGLGILAWAQEVVVYPGFAEVKEPVVLPPSAWVYLAGERLSRIAPGSLRLLGVEERERVFQGTTVLFRYRGEGLATLRYLYTGLSGEVFYTLEEGRLTLWARLRLEGGTLEAQKLTLIAGEAPLLGMAEAKGLPMRALAEAPSGESPFGLFRYPLPPGRLEPGTTELPVLKAQVYPNRLLRHQGPFRTDRFLALERGYRFKAPFPLAPGSLEAVEEGLFLGQALLPATPEGEVAEVWLGRDLEGRLERSVSLFHQSEKEATYRVETRFKNPYPYPIVLLLSETFPQPFRLDFPEATHLPQGYRMEVSLKPEESLTLVYRLTLPR, from the coding sequence ATGAGAAAACTCCAAGCAGGCCTCCTGGCCCTCCTCTGGGGCCTGGGCATCCTTGCCTGGGCCCAGGAGGTGGTGGTCTACCCTGGCTTCGCCGAGGTCAAGGAGCCCGTGGTCCTGCCCCCTTCCGCCTGGGTCTATCTGGCGGGGGAAAGGCTTTCCCGGATAGCCCCTGGGTCCTTGCGGCTCCTTGGGGTGGAGGAACGGGAAAGGGTCTTCCAGGGCACCACGGTCCTCTTCCGCTACCGGGGGGAAGGCCTCGCCACCCTGCGCTACCTGTACACCGGGCTTTCCGGAGAGGTCTTTTACACCCTGGAGGAGGGGAGGCTTACCCTATGGGCCCGGCTCCGGCTGGAGGGAGGGACCCTGGAAGCCCAGAAGCTCACCCTGATCGCCGGGGAAGCCCCCCTTCTCGGGATGGCCGAGGCCAAAGGCCTTCCCATGCGGGCCCTGGCCGAGGCCCCTTCGGGGGAAAGCCCCTTCGGCCTCTTCCGCTACCCGCTGCCCCCGGGCCGGCTGGAGCCCGGCACCACGGAGCTTCCCGTCCTCAAGGCCCAGGTATACCCAAACCGGCTTCTTCGCCACCAAGGCCCCTTCCGCACGGACAGGTTTTTGGCCCTGGAGCGGGGCTACCGCTTTAAGGCCCCCTTCCCCCTGGCCCCGGGGAGCCTCGAGGCGGTGGAGGAAGGTCTCTTCCTGGGCCAAGCCCTGCTTCCCGCTACCCCCGAGGGGGAGGTGGCGGAGGTGTGGCTGGGGCGGGACCTGGAGGGCCGGCTGGAGCGGTCGGTGAGCCTCTTCCACCAAAGCGAAAAGGAGGCCACCTACCGTGTGGAAACCCGCTTCAAGAACCCTTACCCCTACCCCATCGTCCTCCTCCTTTCGGAGACCTTCCCCCAACCCTTCCGCCTGGACTTCCCCGAGGCCACCCACCTGCCCCAGGGCTACCGCATGGAAGTCTCCCTCAAACCCGAGGAGTCCCTTACCCTGGTCTACCGGCTCACCCTTCCCCGCTAG
- a CDS encoding tetratricopeptide repeat protein: MRLILGLLLLGLPAWAQGAEDYFTRCQRLFQQGALESAQATCELALTSDPEHRPSLLLLARIHLERGDLAQAESYLAQLGDEPEAQLLRARLLLQKGQAAEVLRLSLPPGPEANLLRAMALEALHQYEEALRLAQGLPSTPEARLLLSRLHLALGRPQEGLAFLGSTLRERLERGRLLFLSGRPQEAIPLLEGLLPELSAQPGLQSQALSLLALAYFGQGQLAQGQAALRQLSALENLPARLLAQAWPWLIVLLAFLLLVLLGESRIELLRALEVVEDPLPGPGSLYLTLLGSLLLSLLLAALLGKALFANALALFTPYQKDLLLPNLYLIYGLLLFASVLLARGFRKRLPNLLGSWSTWIEGFWVGPALVLLLFLYGWIREALGLGTLPLNLLAFLGLALMEPFFRGLVPLVLKERYKDLHPYLAALLFALAVPGPTFLLLLLGAGLLWAKERAEGTLGLALGWVVAGVILALLPTTWLRSF, translated from the coding sequence GGATTATTTCACCCGTTGCCAGCGGCTTTTCCAACAAGGAGCCCTGGAAAGCGCCCAGGCCACCTGCGAACTGGCCCTCACCAGCGACCCGGAGCACCGGCCAAGCCTTCTCCTCCTGGCCCGCATCCACCTGGAAAGGGGGGATCTGGCCCAGGCGGAAAGCTACCTGGCACAGCTGGGAGACGAGCCGGAGGCCCAGCTCCTTCGCGCCCGCTTGCTACTGCAAAAAGGCCAAGCCGCTGAGGTGCTAAGGCTCTCCCTCCCCCCAGGGCCCGAGGCCAACCTCCTGCGGGCCATGGCCCTGGAGGCTCTCCACCAGTACGAGGAAGCCCTTAGGCTGGCCCAAGGCCTTCCCTCCACCCCGGAAGCCCGCCTTTTGCTGTCCCGGCTCCATCTGGCCCTGGGAAGACCCCAGGAGGGCCTGGCCTTTCTGGGCTCCACCCTTAGGGAAAGGCTGGAACGAGGCCGCCTCCTCTTCCTTTCGGGCAGGCCCCAGGAGGCCATCCCCCTTCTGGAGGGGCTTTTGCCGGAGCTTTCGGCCCAGCCCGGACTGCAAAGCCAAGCCCTTTCGCTCCTAGCCCTGGCTTACTTTGGACAGGGGCAGCTTGCCCAGGGGCAGGCGGCCTTGAGGCAGCTTTCTGCCCTGGAGAACCTCCCGGCCCGCCTCCTGGCCCAGGCCTGGCCTTGGCTTATCGTCCTCTTGGCCTTTCTGCTCCTAGTCCTCCTGGGGGAAAGCCGGATTGAGCTGTTGCGCGCCCTGGAGGTGGTGGAGGACCCCTTGCCGGGGCCGGGAAGCCTTTACCTCACCCTCCTGGGTAGCCTCCTCCTCTCCCTTTTGTTGGCCGCCTTGCTGGGAAAGGCCCTGTTCGCCAACGCCCTAGCCCTTTTCACCCCCTACCAGAAGGACCTCCTCCTCCCCAACCTTTACCTCATCTATGGCCTTCTCCTCTTCGCCAGCGTTTTGCTGGCAAGGGGGTTCCGCAAGCGCCTCCCTAACCTGCTCGGTTCCTGGTCCACCTGGATTGAAGGGTTCTGGGTGGGGCCGGCTTTGGTCCTTCTCCTCTTCCTCTACGGCTGGATCAGGGAAGCCCTGGGGCTTGGCACCCTGCCCCTAAACCTCTTGGCCTTCCTGGGCCTGGCCCTCATGGAGCCCTTTTTCCGAGGCCTCGTTCCCCTGGTCCTCAAGGAGCGGTATAAGGACCTCCACCCCTATCTGGCAGCCCTTCTCTTCGCCCTGGCCGTGCCCGGGCCCACCTTCCTCCTCCTTCTCCTGGGGGCTGGGCTCCTTTGGGCCAAGGAGCGGGCAGAGGGCACCCTGGGCCTGGCCTTGGGCTGGGTGGTGGCGGGGGTGATCCTGGCCCTTCTCCCCACCACCTGGCTCCGGAGCTTCTGA
- a CDS encoding FKBP-type peptidyl-prolyl cis-trans isomerase — MKVEQDKVVTIRYTLQVEGEVLDQGELSYLHGHGNLIRGLEEELEGRMEGESFQARVPADKAYGPRDPEGVQVVPLSAFPEDAEVVPGAQFYAQDMEGNPMPLTVVEVQGEEVTIDFNHPLAGKDLDFEVEVVKVREATPEEILHGHVHEGGHHH; from the coding sequence ATGAAGGTGGAACAAGACAAGGTAGTGACCATCCGTTACACCCTCCAGGTGGAGGGGGAGGTCTTGGACCAGGGGGAGCTTTCCTACTTGCACGGGCACGGCAACCTGATCCGGGGCCTCGAGGAGGAACTGGAGGGCCGCATGGAAGGGGAGAGCTTCCAGGCCCGTGTGCCCGCGGACAAGGCCTATGGACCCCGGGATCCCGAGGGGGTCCAGGTGGTGCCCCTCTCCGCCTTCCCCGAGGATGCGGAGGTGGTGCCCGGGGCCCAGTTCTACGCCCAGGACATGGAGGGGAACCCCATGCCCCTCACCGTGGTGGAGGTCCAGGGGGAAGAGGTGACCATTGACTTCAACCACCCCCTGGCGGGCAAGGACCTGGACTTTGAGGTGGAGGTGGTGAAGGTGCGGGAGGCCACCCCCGAGGAGATCCTCCACGGCCACGTGCACGAGGGCGGGCACCACCACTAA
- a CDS encoding PspA/IM30 family protein produces the protein MTLLDRLSRLIRANLSDLLRRAEDPEKIMDQALEDMKEALREAREGVAAAMAEGKRLEREVESHLKEAALWEEKAKEALKAGREDLAKEALRRRKRALDLAEGFKEQAEEQKALIDRLLTQLKALEAKIDEAEARKKLLLARKKGVEASEAVRRMESKLDAHPALEAFEEMEARILSMEDRHEALKELDGQDLEKELALLSTEKELEEELARLKRELGQT, from the coding sequence ATGACCCTACTGGACCGCCTAAGCCGTCTCATCCGGGCCAACCTGAGCGACCTATTGCGCCGGGCCGAGGACCCGGAGAAGATCATGGACCAGGCCCTGGAGGACATGAAAGAGGCCCTAAGGGAAGCCCGGGAAGGGGTGGCGGCCGCCATGGCCGAGGGCAAGCGCCTGGAAAGGGAGGTGGAAAGCCACCTGAAGGAGGCCGCCCTCTGGGAGGAGAAGGCCAAGGAGGCCCTGAAGGCAGGACGGGAGGACCTGGCCAAGGAGGCCTTGAGGCGGAGGAAGCGGGCCCTGGACCTGGCCGAGGGCTTCAAGGAGCAGGCGGAGGAGCAAAAGGCCCTCATAGACCGCCTCCTGACCCAGCTCAAGGCCCTCGAGGCCAAGATCGACGAGGCCGAGGCCCGGAAGAAGCTCCTTCTCGCCCGCAAGAAGGGGGTGGAGGCCTCCGAGGCGGTGCGGCGAATGGAATCCAAGCTGGACGCCCACCCGGCCCTCGAGGCCTTTGAGGAGATGGAAGCCCGCATCCTCTCCATGGAGGATCGGCACGAGGCCCTGAAGGAGCTGGACGGCCAGGACCTGGAAAAGGAGCTCGCCCTTTTGTCCACGGAAAAGGAGCTGGAGGAGGAACTCGCCCGCCTCAAGAGGGAGCTTGGCCAGACCTGA
- the cysK gene encoding cysteine synthase A: MRVERIVGKTPAVRLFKVVEPDMAEVWVKLEGLNPGGSIKDRPAWYMIQDAEEKGLLRPGSGQVIVEPTSGNTGIGLAMIAASRGYRLILTMPAQMSEERKRVLKAFGAELVLTDPARRMLAAREEALRLKEELGAFMPDQFANPANVRAHYETTGPELFEALEGRIDAFVYGSGTGGTITGVGRYLKERIPGVKVIAVEPARSNVLSGGKMGQHQFQGMGPGFIPENLDLSLLDGVIQVWEEDAFPLARRLAKEEGLFLGMSSGGILWAALQVARELGPGKRVACISPDGGWKYLTTPLYAEP, translated from the coding sequence ATGCGGGTGGAAAGGATCGTCGGCAAGACCCCGGCGGTGCGCCTTTTCAAGGTGGTGGAGCCCGACATGGCCGAGGTGTGGGTAAAGCTGGAGGGCCTCAATCCCGGCGGGTCCATCAAGGACCGGCCCGCCTGGTACATGATCCAGGACGCCGAGGAAAAGGGCCTCCTCCGACCCGGCTCCGGCCAGGTTATCGTGGAGCCCACCAGCGGCAACACCGGGATCGGCCTGGCCATGATCGCCGCAAGCCGCGGCTACCGCCTCATCCTCACCATGCCCGCCCAGATGTCCGAGGAGAGGAAGCGGGTGCTGAAGGCCTTCGGCGCCGAGCTGGTCCTCACCGACCCGGCAAGGCGGATGCTGGCCGCCAGGGAGGAGGCCCTGCGCCTCAAGGAGGAGCTTGGGGCCTTCATGCCCGACCAGTTCGCCAACCCCGCCAACGTGCGCGCCCACTACGAGACCACGGGGCCAGAGCTCTTTGAGGCCCTAGAGGGAAGGATCGACGCCTTCGTCTACGGCTCGGGCACCGGGGGGACCATCACCGGGGTGGGGCGGTACCTGAAGGAACGGATCCCCGGGGTGAAGGTGATCGCCGTGGAGCCCGCCCGCTCCAACGTCCTCTCCGGGGGAAAGATGGGGCAGCACCAGTTCCAGGGCATGGGACCCGGCTTCATCCCCGAGAACCTGGACCTTTCCCTCCTGGATGGGGTCATCCAGGTGTGGGAGGAGGACGCCTTCCCCTTGGCCCGGCGCCTGGCCAAGGAGGAAGGGCTTTTCCTGGGGATGAGCTCAGGGGGGATTCTCTGGGCAGCCTTGCAGGTGGCCCGGGAGCTGGGCCCCGGCAAGAGGGTGGCCTGCATCAGCCCCGACGGCGGCTGGAAGTACCTCACCACCCCCCTCTACGCCGAACCCTAG
- a CDS encoding SAM hydrolase/SAM-dependent halogenase family protein: MRPIFFLSDFGLEDPYAGVVKAVLWERAPGVPLLDLAHALPPQDLRRAAYALFEALPYLPEEAVVLAVVDPGVGTRRRAIVARGRRLYVGPDNGLFTLAWLLDPPTRAHEITRISPPSPTGILPLPGWAPGGHTFHGRDLFAPAAAHLALGRAPEELGPEVSLGDLVRLPLALTPGPEGEILTFDRFGNAITTLLEAPQGGLVEVTGKRIPIRNTFGEVEVGEAVAYLGSAGLLEIALHRGNARETLGLREGMPVVIIPPPTGLPHLADPLR; the protein is encoded by the coding sequence ATGCGCCCCATCTTCTTCCTCTCCGATTTTGGCCTCGAGGACCCCTACGCGGGCGTGGTCAAGGCCGTGCTCTGGGAAAGGGCCCCCGGAGTACCCCTCCTGGACCTGGCCCACGCCCTACCCCCCCAGGACCTGCGCCGGGCAGCCTACGCCCTTTTTGAGGCCCTTCCCTACCTGCCGGAGGAGGCGGTGGTCCTGGCGGTGGTGGACCCGGGGGTGGGCACAAGGAGGCGGGCCATCGTGGCCCGGGGAAGGCGCCTCTATGTGGGTCCCGACAACGGCCTTTTCACCCTGGCCTGGCTCCTGGACCCACCCACCCGAGCCCACGAGATCACCCGCATCTCTCCTCCAAGCCCCACGGGCATCCTCCCCCTGCCAGGCTGGGCCCCGGGGGGCCACACCTTCCACGGCCGCGACCTCTTCGCCCCCGCCGCGGCCCATCTGGCCCTGGGGCGGGCCCCGGAGGAGCTGGGGCCGGAGGTGTCCCTTGGGGACCTGGTACGCCTTCCCCTGGCCCTCACCCCGGGGCCAGAGGGGGAGATCCTCACCTTTGACCGCTTCGGCAACGCCATCACCACCCTCCTCGAGGCTCCCCAAGGCGGCCTGGTGGAGGTGACGGGAAAGCGCATCCCCATCCGCAACACCTTCGGCGAGGTGGAGGTGGGGGAGGCCGTGGCCTACCTGGGAAGCGCAGGCCTCTTGGAGATCGCCCTCCACCGGGGAAACGCCCGGGAGACCCTGGGGCTAAGGGAGGGGATGCCGGTGGTCATAATTCCTCCACCCACCGGGCTACCTCACCTAGCAGATCCGCTGCGGTGA
- the surE gene encoding 5'/3'-nucleotidase SurE: MRILVSNDDGIFSPGIKALGLAMRDLGEVYVVAPDVEQSAVGHGITVRRPLRFKHTASAGFGEIPAYRVDGTPADCVVLGVHLLGRPDLVVSGINIGVNLGLDLTHSGTVAAALEGTSLGIPSIAFSLDTSGEELDFTLAAKWAVRIARLVGEKGLPKGVLLNVNFPPGVPKGIMVTRLSTHHWEDTVVERLDPEGRPYYWIAGTPVGEEEEGTDLYAVRHGYISITPVSLDFTAADLLGEVARWVEEL; the protein is encoded by the coding sequence ATGCGCATCCTGGTTTCCAACGACGACGGCATCTTCTCCCCCGGGATCAAGGCCCTGGGCCTGGCCATGCGGGATCTGGGGGAGGTTTATGTGGTGGCCCCGGATGTGGAACAGTCCGCGGTGGGACACGGGATCACCGTGAGGCGACCCCTACGGTTCAAACACACCGCCAGCGCGGGATTCGGGGAGATCCCCGCCTACCGGGTGGACGGCACCCCCGCGGACTGCGTGGTTCTGGGCGTTCACCTTTTGGGCCGGCCCGACCTGGTGGTCTCGGGCATCAACATCGGGGTCAACCTGGGCTTGGACCTCACCCACTCGGGCACGGTGGCCGCGGCTTTGGAGGGCACCTCCTTGGGCATACCCTCCATCGCCTTCAGCCTGGATACCTCGGGGGAGGAGCTTGACTTCACCCTGGCGGCAAAGTGGGCGGTGAGGATCGCCCGCCTGGTGGGGGAAAAGGGGCTTCCCAAGGGGGTTCTCCTCAACGTGAACTTCCCGCCGGGGGTGCCCAAAGGGATCATGGTTACCCGGCTTTCCACCCACCACTGGGAGGACACGGTGGTGGAGCGCCTAGACCCTGAGGGGAGGCCCTACTACTGGATCGCCGGCACCCCTGTAGGGGAGGAGGAAGAGGGTACCGACCTCTACGCGGTGCGCCACGGGTACATCTCCATCACCCCCGTGAGCCTGGACTTCACCGCAGCGGATCTGCTAGGTGAGGTAGCCCGGTGGGTGGAGGAATTATGA
- a CDS encoding cold-shock protein, whose amino-acid sequence MKKGTVKWFNAEKGYGFIQQEEGPDVFVHFTAIEAEGFRTLNEGDRVEFEVEAGRGGKGPQAKKVRRL is encoded by the coding sequence ATGAAGAAGGGTACCGTCAAGTGGTTCAACGCGGAAAAAGGCTACGGGTTCATCCAGCAGGAAGAGGGTCCGGATGTGTTTGTGCACTTCACGGCCATCGAGGCCGAGGGGTTTCGCACCCTGAACGAGGGTGACCGGGTGGAGTTTGAGGTGGAGGCTGGCCGGGGTGGCAAGGGCCCCCAGGCCAAGAAGGTCCGCCGCCTCTAA
- a CDS encoding TIGR04053 family radical SAM/SPASM domain-containing protein, translating into MKPDLHRFPLLVAWEMTRACLLACQHCRASAVPDPLPGELTTEEGLRLLEELATYTPKPILLPTGGDPLARPDLFLLLEEAKRLGLKVGITPAVTPRLTREVVERFKELSVHQMAISLDGASPESHDGFRGVPGTFALALQALEWAREVGLMTQVNTTVTRKTKGELAGIAEILAAKGVATWEVFFLVPVGRGALLEQLSPEEYEEVMHLLYNLSRLYPFKVRTTEGPMFRRVALERRRREGGEDGALVGEGRGVHLSDGFGFAFVSSTGEVYPSGFLPLSAGNIREKPLLEIYRNSPLFLELRNKALLKGKCGVCEYRDLCGGSRARAWAETGDHLAADPRCAHVPKGLGQMPLA; encoded by the coding sequence ATGAAGCCCGACCTTCACCGCTTTCCCCTCCTGGTGGCCTGGGAGATGACCCGGGCCTGCCTGCTCGCCTGCCAGCACTGCCGGGCCTCGGCGGTGCCCGACCCCTTACCCGGGGAACTCACCACCGAGGAAGGCTTAAGGCTCTTGGAGGAGCTCGCCACCTACACCCCCAAGCCCATCCTCCTGCCCACGGGGGGAGACCCCCTGGCCCGGCCCGACCTCTTCCTCCTCCTGGAGGAGGCCAAACGCCTGGGCCTCAAGGTGGGGATCACCCCCGCCGTCACCCCTCGGCTCACCCGGGAGGTGGTGGAGCGCTTCAAGGAGCTCTCCGTGCACCAGATGGCCATCTCCCTGGACGGGGCGAGCCCCGAAAGCCACGACGGCTTCCGCGGAGTCCCGGGCACCTTCGCCCTGGCCCTCCAGGCCCTGGAATGGGCCCGGGAGGTGGGCCTCATGACCCAGGTGAACACCACCGTGACCCGAAAGACCAAGGGAGAGCTTGCCGGCATCGCCGAGATCCTGGCAGCAAAAGGGGTGGCCACCTGGGAGGTCTTCTTCCTAGTACCTGTGGGCCGGGGAGCGCTTTTGGAGCAACTTTCCCCTGAGGAATACGAGGAGGTGATGCACCTTCTTTACAATCTTTCCCGGCTCTACCCCTTCAAGGTGCGCACCACGGAAGGCCCCATGTTCCGCCGGGTAGCCCTGGAGCGCCGGAGGCGGGAAGGGGGGGAGGACGGGGCCCTGGTGGGAGAAGGCCGGGGGGTACACCTCTCCGATGGCTTTGGCTTCGCCTTCGTTTCCTCCACGGGGGAGGTGTATCCTTCAGGATTTCTTCCCCTCTCCGCTGGGAACATTCGGGAGAAACCCCTTCTGGAGATCTACCGGAATAGCCCGCTTTTCCTCGAGCTCCGCAACAAGGCCCTTCTAAAGGGGAAGTGTGGGGTCTGCGAGTACCGGGACCTTTGCGGGGGAAGCCGGGCCCGGGCCTGGGCGGAAACCGGGGACCACCTGGCCGCCGACCCCCGTTGCGCCCACGTCCCTAAAGGCCTAGGACAAATGCCCCTGGCCTAA
- a CDS encoding MBL fold metallo-hydrolase: MRGPEALPFAANLYKVPVAEGYFLVDAGLPWEAGRLLRLLREPPRLLFLTHHHTDHSGGARALWERFGLPILAHPREWPYLTKEKPRPPLPIPLLGPWLANLAPPLPREALRPAEEGEEVLGWRVVELPGHTLGQVGLFREGLLIAGDALRGRGLPPRFINEDPGLAQKTVRKILSLGAETIYLGHGGPLSRQEVEALALKLGV, from the coding sequence ATGAGAGGGCCTGAGGCCCTCCCCTTCGCCGCCAACCTTTACAAGGTTCCCGTGGCGGAAGGGTACTTCCTGGTGGATGCCGGGCTTCCCTGGGAAGCGGGAAGGCTTTTAAGGCTCCTCAGGGAGCCCCCCAGGCTCCTCTTCCTCACCCACCACCACACGGACCATAGCGGCGGGGCCCGGGCCCTTTGGGAAAGGTTTGGTCTTCCCATCCTGGCCCATCCCAGGGAGTGGCCCTACCTGACCAAGGAAAAGCCCCGCCCTCCCCTGCCCATCCCCCTCCTGGGCCCCTGGCTCGCCAACCTGGCCCCACCCCTTCCCCGGGAGGCCTTAAGGCCGGCGGAGGAAGGGGAAGAGGTCCTGGGATGGCGGGTGGTGGAGCTTCCCGGCCACACCCTGGGGCAGGTGGGGCTTTTCCGGGAAGGCCTCCTGATCGCCGGGGATGCCCTAAGGGGCAGGGGCCTTCCCCCCAGGTTCATCAACGAGGACCCAGGGCTTGCCCAGAAGACGGTGCGCAAGATCCTGAGCCTGGGAGCGGAAACCATTTACCTGGGCCACGGAGGGCCCCTCTCCCGCCAGGAAGTGGAGGCCCTAGCCCTTAAACTGGGGGTATGA
- a CDS encoding outer membrane lipoprotein carrier protein LolA, which produces MRKGSLEKAWGVLLLALGVALAQSVSEILDRVERNLQDPWQAVVEGQIQGPGGPEELKARVLAIPKENLFRIEFQKPGSLEGNFTVITEREVWNYLYLTNQLVVSPKEKAQVQALGFSPQGLGDLKGLSQRVSLRLLGEERLPEGVAWKLWGRAQEGQGFAALELYILKADPRPVRFVFRDEGGKVLADLRVVEFKKASLRPQDLKRYPKDAQVVRR; this is translated from the coding sequence ATGAGAAAGGGATCTCTGGAAAAAGCTTGGGGTGTTCTGCTCCTAGCCCTGGGTGTGGCTCTGGCGCAAAGCGTCTCCGAGATCCTGGACCGGGTGGAGAGGAACCTGCAAGACCCCTGGCAGGCGGTGGTGGAGGGCCAGATCCAAGGACCCGGGGGGCCGGAGGAGCTTAAAGCCCGGGTGCTGGCCATTCCCAAGGAAAACCTCTTCCGCATAGAGTTTCAGAAGCCAGGTTCCCTGGAGGGGAACTTCACCGTGATCACGGAAAGGGAGGTCTGGAACTACCTCTACCTCACGAACCAGCTGGTGGTGAGCCCCAAGGAAAAGGCCCAGGTGCAGGCCCTGGGGTTTAGCCCCCAGGGCCTTGGAGACCTTAAGGGGCTTTCCCAGCGGGTGAGCCTTCGCCTTCTGGGAGAGGAGCGCCTGCCAGAGGGGGTGGCCTGGAAGCTTTGGGGCCGGGCGCAGGAGGGCCAGGGCTTCGCCGCCTTGGAGCTCTACATCCTGAAGGCCGATCCCAGGCCCGTGCGCTTCGTGTTCCGGGACGAGGGGGGGAAGGTTTTGGCCGACCTTAGGGTGGTGGAGTTCAAGAAGGCCTCCTTGCGCCCCCAGGACCTGAAGCGCTACCCCAAGGACGCCCAGGTGGTGCGGCGCTAG
- the dxs gene encoding 1-deoxy-D-xylulose-5-phosphate synthase: MVLDKVNSPDDLKGLTLEELLELAEEIRSEIIRVTAQNGGHLASSLGAVELILALHRVFQSPKDRILFDVGHQAYAHKLVTGRKDRFHTLRQEGGLSGFTKVSESEHDAITAGHASTSLAHALGMAIARDLAKEDYHVVAVIGDGALTGGMALAALNKIGELGKRMLIILNDNEMSISENVGALNKYFKELQIRKWVQDAEKLGRSILEHISPKLFGLVDRAKEAAKLILHQENPFYAWGIRYVGPVDGHDLKGLIHILEHLKELDGPTLLHVVTQKGKGYKVAEADPIYWHGPSGFDPLRPEKVSKGYTWSQAFGDAVTELAHLEPRLYVLTPAMREGSGLVRYSLEHPDRYLDVGICEDVAVTVAAGMALRGLKPIVAIYSTFLQRAYDQVVHDVAIEALPVIFAIDRAGVVGADGATHHGVFDLAYLRAIPNLQIAAPKDALELRAMLKKALEIGGPIAIRYPRDNVERAPEGAWPEIPWGRWEVLKEGTEAYILAFGKTLRYALEAASDDPRIGVVNARFLKPLDREMLRALARYRLLTVEDHQRMGGFGSAVLEALNDMGLKPQVRVLGLPDRFLEHGPIPSLHRQAGIDAEGIRKALAEMGVPPTYERA, translated from the coding sequence ATGGTGCTGGACAAGGTGAATAGCCCGGACGACCTGAAGGGCCTGACCCTCGAGGAGCTCCTGGAACTGGCCGAGGAGATCCGAAGCGAGATCATCCGGGTCACGGCGCAAAACGGGGGCCATCTGGCAAGCTCCCTAGGAGCGGTGGAACTCATCCTGGCCCTGCACAGGGTCTTCCAGTCCCCCAAAGACCGCATCCTCTTTGACGTGGGCCACCAGGCCTACGCCCACAAGCTCGTCACCGGGCGCAAGGACCGCTTCCACACCCTAAGGCAGGAAGGGGGGCTTTCCGGCTTCACCAAGGTCTCCGAGTCGGAACACGACGCCATCACCGCCGGCCACGCCAGCACCTCCTTGGCCCATGCCCTGGGCATGGCCATCGCCCGGGACCTGGCGAAGGAGGACTACCACGTGGTGGCGGTCATCGGGGACGGGGCCCTCACCGGGGGGATGGCCCTGGCCGCCCTCAACAAGATCGGGGAGTTGGGCAAGAGGATGCTCATCATCCTGAACGACAACGAGATGAGCATCTCGGAAAACGTGGGGGCCCTCAACAAGTACTTCAAAGAGCTTCAGATAAGAAAGTGGGTCCAGGACGCCGAGAAGCTGGGCCGGAGCATCCTGGAACACATCTCCCCCAAGCTCTTCGGCCTGGTGGACCGGGCCAAGGAGGCGGCCAAGCTCATCCTCCATCAGGAAAACCCCTTCTACGCCTGGGGGATCCGCTACGTGGGCCCCGTGGACGGCCACGACCTCAAGGGGCTCATCCACATCCTGGAGCACCTCAAGGAGCTGGACGGCCCCACCCTGCTCCACGTGGTCACCCAAAAGGGCAAGGGCTACAAGGTGGCCGAGGCCGACCCCATCTACTGGCACGGGCCCTCGGGCTTTGACCCCCTCAGGCCGGAGAAGGTTTCCAAGGGCTACACCTGGAGCCAGGCCTTTGGGGACGCCGTCACGGAGCTGGCCCATCTGGAACCCCGCCTCTATGTCCTCACCCCGGCCATGCGGGAGGGCTCGGGCCTGGTGCGCTACTCCCTGGAGCACCCCGACCGCTACCTGGACGTGGGCATCTGTGAGGACGTGGCGGTGACGGTGGCGGCGGGGATGGCCCTAAGGGGCCTTAAGCCCATCGTGGCCATCTACTCCACCTTTTTGCAACGGGCCTACGACCAGGTGGTCCACGACGTGGCCATAGAGGCCTTGCCCGTGATCTTCGCCATAGACCGGGCGGGGGTGGTGGGGGCCGACGGGGCCACCCACCACGGGGTTTTTGACCTCGCCTACCTGCGCGCCATCCCTAACCTCCAGATCGCCGCCCCCAAGGATGCCCTGGAGCTAAGGGCCATGCTGAAAAAGGCCCTGGAGATCGGGGGGCCCATCGCCATCCGCTACCCCCGGGACAACGTGGAAAGGGCCCCGGAGGGCGCCTGGCCCGAGATCCCCTGGGGCCGGTGGGAGGTGCTCAAGGAGGGCACCGAGGCCTACATCCTGGCCTTCGGCAAGACCTTGAGGTATGCCCTCGAGGCCGCCTCGGACGACCCCAGGATCGGGGTGGTGAACGCCCGCTTCCTCAAGCCCCTGGACCGGGAGATGCTCAGGGCGCTCGCCCGCTACCGGCTCCTCACCGTGGAGGACCACCAGCGGATGGGGGGGTTTGGGAGCGCGGTCCTCGAGGCCTTGAACGATATGGGCCTGAAGCCCCAGGTGAGGGTCCTGGGCCTGCCCGACCGTTTCCTGGAGCACGGGCCCATCCCCAGCCTCCACCGCCAGGCCGGGATCGACGCCGAGGGCATCCGCAAGGCCCTGGCGGAGATGGGCGTCCCTCCCACCTATGAGAGGGCCTGA